A region of the Ascaphus truei isolate aAscTru1 unplaced genomic scaffold, aAscTru1.hap1 HAP1_SCAFFOLD_1476, whole genome shotgun sequence genome:
tgtgtttccgaggtcttcatccgaataaaatgaggtttatttcaCTGTCTTGTTTTGCCTACGTGACAGTGGGGAGCAACAGGGCgccaactgcaggaggaggggagcaACAGGGCgccaactgcaggaggaggggagcaACAGGGCGCCAACTGCTGGAGGAGGGGAGCAACAGGGCgccaactgcaggaggaggggagcaACAGGGCgccaactgcaggaggaggggagcaACAGGGCgccaactgcaggaggaggggagcaACAGGGCgccaactgcaggaggaggggagcaACAGGGCGCCAACTGCTGGAGGAAGGGAGCAACAGGGCgccaactgcaggaggaggggagcaACAGGGCgccaactgcaggaggaggggagcaACAGGGCgccaactgcaggaggaggggagcaACACGGCgccaactgcaggaggagggagcaACAGGGCgccaactgcaggaggaggggagcaAAGGGGCgccaactgcaggaggaggggagcaACGGGGCgccaactgcaggaggagggagcaACGGGGCgccaactgcaggaggagggagcaACAGGGCgccaactgcaggaggagggagcaACAGGGCgccaactgcaggaggaggggagcaACACGGCgccaactgcaggaggagggagtAACACGGCgccaactgcaggaggaggggagcaACAGGGCgccaactgcaggaggaggggagcaACACGGCgccaactgcaggaggaggggagcaACACGGCgccaactgcaggaggaggggagcaACAGGGCGCCAACTGCAGGAGGGGAGCAACAGGGCgccaactgcaggaggaggggagcaACAGGGCGCCAACTGCATGAGGAGGGGAGCAACAGGGCgccaactgcaggaggaggggagcaACAGGGCgccaactgcaggaggaggggagcaACAGGGCGCCAACTGCTGGAGGAGGGGAGCAACAGGGCGCCAACTGCTGGAGGAGGGAGCAACAGGGCGCCAACTGCAGGAGGGGAGCAACAGGGCgccaactgcaggaggagggagcaACAGGGCgccaactgcaggaggaggggagcaACAGGGCgccaactgcaggaggagggagcaACAGGGCgccaactgcaggaggagggagcaACAGGGCgccaactgcaggaggagggagcaACAGGGCGCCAACTGCAGGAAGAGGGAGCAACAGGGCGCCAACTGCAGGAGGGGAGCAACAGGGCgccaactgcaggaggaggggagcaACAGGGCGCCAACTGCAGGAGAACGAGGGGGCGGAggctgtgacgggagggggtaaccaggctaataaaggttaagcccgctggttacccctgaacccgtggggtccctggtacccCCATAAGCCGGGGACCCGGGATGATACAAGCTGGAGAATAAAATGACCCTGTTTTTCCTATTTCATGTTCCCTTAGCCCTAGATCTGTGACATTTCtttgtcagttttaggggggatatttgggtggaaatacaattattttggttgcaggagttgggggCTACAGTTGCTGGTAGCCGTTTAATTCATAGTATACTTCTGTAatgaagtgtactttatattgtgttctgcgtttactataaggctctatacaGACAGCCCAGGCATATGGTGAAGGTGCCAGCTagtctgcatagagtccataGATGGAGGAGGAGACGGGATGGTGAGAGGTGTCGGGTGCTAAGTGgacggggcagggcggagtactggttCTGGTGATCGTCCGtgcttttcctattggccagaacatATGTCCCGCTCACGGGGCGTCCCGAACCGGTTCCACACGCCCCCTACCTCTgacatcagccagatgagccctgctctgattggctgctgagaataCTCCCACGCTCTGAGTGGCTGAAAGGCTCTGTTCATGTTAAAACAAATAGACAAAGTGGTCTCTAAAAGGGGCTGCTGCAgagcagagctctctctctctcagtcttttGAGACTTGTAGATTGTCTTGGTTCTGGTCCAGTGACGCGCCGGTGAGGCTTCCCAGCGGCATTGCAATGCCAGGGTCTCCTAGCCCAGCTGAGGACTGGTTCTGAGGAGTGAAGTTACCTGTTCCAGGCGTATTCCAGTGACGTGGAGTGAACAAGgtcagactgtgctgaagcaggcgccttgcacctaggaaagctTAGTTTTACCCCCACACCCCAGTAAGTGGATATTCTCTGTATTGTGTATTtctgtgtttccgaggtcttatccgaataaacctcattttatttcattattgtgTTTTGctctgtgactgatcccttaaatataaatggtgttaaagtCCTGGGATACCGTGACAGGGGCCAACAGTGTACCAAGTACAGGCCAGGGGCCCAAGCTGCCGGAGAACAAGGGGACGTGGTCAACAGTGTACCAAGTACAGGCCAGGGGCCCAAGCTGCCGGAGAACAAGGGGACGGGGCCAACAGTGTACCAAGTACAAACCAGGGGCCCAAACTGACGGAGAACGAGGGGACGGGGCCAACAGTGTACCAAGTACAGACCAGGGGCCCAAACTGACGGAGAACGAGGGGACGTGGTCAACAGTGTACCAAGTACAGACCAGGGGCCCAAACTGACGGAGAACGAGGGGACGTGGTCAACAGTGTACCAAGTACAGACCAGGGGCCCAAACTGACGGAGAACGAGGGGACGTGGTCAACAGTGTACCAAGTACAGACCAGGGGCCCAAGCTGCCGGAGAACGAGGGGGCCAACAGTGTACCAAGTACAGGCCAGGGGCCCAAGCTGCCGGAGAACGAGGGGCCAACAGTGTACCAAGTACAGGCCAGGGGCCCAAACTGCCGGAGAACAAGGGGGCGAGTACAGGGGTTTGGGGGGAGTCAGAGAAATACTCACTTGTTAATTTCTActctcccctgctgcggcctGTCCCTGTGAGGAGGAAAAACAGCCATTAATAAGCGGGAAACACGGGGAAAGAGGCCCGCCACCAAAAGTCAATAAAGTAGTGACCCCCAAACACGTCCCCCACCCCCGGATacttgtggcgaaaatggggggtaatcagcgcattaataaaggcagtgggctcggctggttacccctatttcgtattggggatgaaggggttaatattatatgctgttccccttttaagactgctaatttaggaacggagtgagccagcaccctgatttttggtgtgcagcctcagtgtaaccccccaagaacacacatagtaaaaatataactttgtcataagggaaacatatatttttgatgaagtgcctttctgttgcagttaaaatgtacaggcaggatgctattgtttctgcctgcctttgtaatgcattaaggaacaaatgttttgcataccagaaccaaatgttttgacacctacgagctgggtcacttgcctatgcaagcttcaaagctagCCTGCTAGGCCCACagctgtaagtctctctggaagttgcatatcaaaagacccagagtaaggggggtgtgaattggccagatggatactaaataggacatcctggtgaccatttgtgctagctcacaccctgagctcccccctcccagcctgagaggggccaggtagagaggggagtgcacctatgctaagtagccaaggtggcgttgtcgcacatgctctgtgtgaacaggaaatccctagtgcccactctccaaactgtgggcaagaaggtgattggggaatgattactttcccacaagggggattgggtgggtatgttggcaaTAGGCTTCCAAATCATATATACATCCCCCCCAGGCTATCcccattgttttttgtttttcattctaTCATGTGAgcagagaagagcagcagcacattcctggaacgcaaagagtcttattacatcggaaccaaggacaaaactctgcgttaggacactgattgctgggggttattcgattaaccccaacggaccagaaaagactttgcacattcacagaaggattggggctggcaatttgtgcccttgcaaaaggactacattttaaaagacaatcttctggtgctttgcaaaTTTCTGGACATTATCTCCTGTTCCTCTacccgtaagtgtaattattaagtgtattctgcagttgtcgtgtgtttgcctatcaaggaaataaatctcagtttattttgctcaacctgttctgctcaatcaggatccatgaaatataaatgtgttaagcgcgtctcccgtcacaatACTCACTTCTTCCTGCGCCTGCCGTATAATTCCCTGCGCAGCTCCCGAGAGATCGGCTTCAGATGCATGAAGTTACAGAAGCCCCCGCGTGTGCACTCCCTGCAGGGGGTACAGAGGGTTGGGGGCGTCAAAGGAGAGCCACAGAGGGGGGAGCGCGCGCCAgcgggggggcacagagaggggggggggggcgcgccagcggaggggcacagagagaggggggcacgcCAGCGGAGAGGCACAGAGACGGGGGGCGCGCCAGAGAAGGAGCGGGCGCCAGCGGAGAGGCACAGAGACGGGGGGCGCGCCAGAGAAGGGGCGGGCGCCAGCGGAGAGGCACAGAGACGGGGGGCGCGCCAGAGAAGGGGCGGGCGCCAGCGGAGGGGCACAGAGACGGAGGGCGCACCAGcggaggggcacagagagggggcgtGCGTCAGCGGGAAGCACGGGGGTGGGGGGCGCGTGCCAGcggaggggcacagagagaggggggcacgcCAGCGGAGAGGCACAGAGACGGGGGGCGCGCCAGAGAAGGAGCGGGCGCCAGCGGAGAGGCACAGAGATGGGGGGCGCGCCAGAGAAGGGGCGGGCGCCAGCGGAGAGGCACAGAGACGGGGGCGCGCCAGAGAAGGGGCGGGCGCCAGCGgaggggcacagagacagagggcgCACCAGcggaggggcacagagagggggcgtGCGTCAGCGGGAAGCACGGGGGTGGGGGGCGCGTGCCAGCggaggggcacaggggagggTACACGCTAGTAAAggggaacagggaggaggggcaTGCGCCAGCGGAGGGGCACAGAAGGGGGGTACGCAAGTGGAGGGGTACGCGCCAgcgaggggcacagaggggggggcgcaagTGGAGGGGCACAGAGGTCGAGCGCCCGCCAACGGAGGTGCACAGAAGGTGGGGGGCGCAAACGGAGGGGCACAGAGGTcgggggtagagagggggggggggggcgccagcaaaggagcacaggggggggggggggggggcgcgccagcggagaggcacagaggggggggcgtggggtaGTGCTGCGGGGAACTCACCCCATCTCGTACTGGCGGCAGCATGCCTCCCGGAAGTCAGTTACCGGGGAGAGCTCTGCGTGGATGGGCTGCCCGTTAAACCAGCGGTTATTCAGATCGATAACCGCCTTCTCCGCGTCCTCCTCCCGACGGAACTGCGGGTTAGAGGAAAGGTCAGAGTGCACGCTCAGAGCACGGGGGGGCACACGGCACGGGGGGGCACACGGCACGGGGGGGCACACGGCGGGGGGGGGCACACGGCACGGGGGGGCACACGGCACGGGGGGGCACACGGCACGGGGGGGCACACGGCACGGGGGGGCACACGGCACGGGGGGGCACACGGCACGGGGGGGCACACGGCACGGGGGCTCCCACCTCACTCCCAACTCACCTTTACGTACACGTTCCCCACCAGGTGATCCCCCAAATTATCACAGACGTtcatctcctccacctccccgtATTTCTCCTCCATCTCCGTGAAGACTTCCTGCAGGACGCAGCGAAGAACGGTGAGACAGAGATACCCAACACCCGCCCAATATACCCAACAACCGCCCATATACCTGTCCTGTACCCAACACCCGCCCCATATACCTGTCCCGTACCCAACACCCGCCCAATATACCCAACAACCGCCCATATACCTGTCCCGTACCCAACACCCGCCCCATATACCTGTCCTGTACCCAACACCCGCCCCATATACCCAACAACCGCCCATATACATGTCCCGTACCCAACACCCGCCCATATACCTGTCCCGTACCCAACACCCGCCCATATACCTGTCCCGTACCCAACACCCGCCCCATATACCCGTCCCGTACCCAACACCCGCCCCATATACCTGTCCCGTACCCAACACCCGCCCCATATACACAACAACCGCCCATATACCTGTCCCGTACCCAACACCCGCCCATATACCTGTCCCGTACCCAACACCCGCCCCATATACCTGTCCCGTACCCAACACCCGCCCCATATACACAACACCCGCCCCATATACCTGTCCCGTACCCAACACCCGCCCCATATACACAACAACCGCCCATATACCTGTCCCGTACCCAACACCCGCCCATATACCTGTCCTGTACCCAACACCCGCCCCATATACCTGTCCCGTACCCAACACCCGCCCAATATACCTGTCCCGTACCCAACACCCGCCCCATATACCTGTCCCGTACCCAACACCCGCCCC
Encoded here:
- the LOC142476191 gene encoding splicing factor U2AF 35 kDa subunit-like isoform X2, yielding MQEHYDEFFEEVFTEMEEKYGEVEEMNVCDNLGDHLVGNVYVKFRREEDAEKAVIDLNNRWFNGQPIHAELSPVTDFREACCRQYEMGECTRGGFCNFMHLKPISRELRRELYGRRRKKDRPQQGRVEINKHRSRSRSRERRSRSRDRGRGGGGGQGGGQGGGPRDRDRRRSRDRERSGRF
- the LOC142476191 gene encoding splicing factor U2AF 35 kDa subunit-like isoform X1; this encodes MQEHYDEFFEEVFTEMEEKYGEVEEMNVCDNLGDHLVGNVYVKFRREEDAEKAVIDLNNRWFNGQPIHAELSPVTDFREACCRQYEMGECTRGGFCNFMHLKPISRELRRELYGRRRKKDRPQQGRVEINNLVSSRHRSRSRSRERRSRSRDRGRGGGGGQGGGQGGGPRDRDRRRSRDRERSGRF